From the genome of Vulpes lagopus strain Blue_001 chromosome 2, ASM1834538v1, whole genome shotgun sequence, one region includes:
- the PPP1R3C gene encoding protein phosphatase 1 regulatory subunit 3C, which yields MSCTRMIQVLDPRPLTNSVMPVDVAMRLCLAHSPPLKSFLGPYDDLQRRNFVNKLKPLKSCLNIKQEAKSQNEWKQSHDQAKKRVVFADSKGLSLTAIHVFSDLPEEPAWDLQFDLLDLNDISSGLKLHEEKNLILDFPQPSTDYLSFRNHFQKNFVCLENCSLQERTVTGTVKVKNVSFEKKVQIRITFDTWKSYTDVDCNYMKNVYGASDSDTFSFAIDLPSVIPTEEKIEFCISYHANGQVFWDNNEGQNYRIVHVQWKPDGVQTQMASQDCVFHQVPPKTESETSIFGSPRLASGLFPEWQSWGRMENLASYR from the exons ATGAGCTGCACCAG AATGATCCAGGTTTTAGATCCGCGACCTTTGACAAATTCAGTCATGCCAGTGGATGTGGCCATGAGGCTCTGCTTGGCTCATTCGCCACCTCTGAAGAGTTTCCTGGGCCCTTATGATGATCTCCAACGAAGAAATTTTGTGAACAAGTTAAAGCCCTTGAAATCATGTCTCAATATAAAACAGGAAGCCAAATCACAGAATGAGTGGAAGCAGTCACATGACCAAGCCAAGAAGCGGGTTGTGTTTGCTGACTCCAAGGGGCTCTCTCTCACCGCCATCCATGTCTTCTCGGACCTCCCAGAAGAACCAGCGTGGGATCTCCAGTTTGATCTCTTGGACCTTAACGATATCTCCTCTGGCTTAAAACTCCATGAGGAGAAAAACTTGATTTTAGATTTTCCCCAGCCTTCAACTGATTACTTAAGTTTTCGGAACCACTTTCAGAAGAATTTTGTCTGTCTGGAGAACTGCTCTTTGCAAGAGCGAACAGTGACTGGAACTGTGAAAGTGAAAAACGTGAGCTTTGAGAAAAAGGTTCAGATTCGTATCACTTTTGATACCTGGAAGAGCTACACTGATGTGGACTGTAACTACATGAAAAATGTGTATGGTGCCTCAGATAGTGACACCTTCTCATTTGCCATTGACTTACCCTCTGTCATTCCAACTGAGGAGAAAATTGAGTTCTGCATTTCTTACCATGCTAATGGGCAGGTCTTCTGGGACAACAACGAGGGTCAGAATTACAGAATTGTCCATGTGCAGTGGAAACCTGATGGAGTGCAGACACAGATGGCATCTCAGGACTGTGTATtccaccaggtgccccccaagaCTGAGTCAGAGACATCAATCTTTGGCAGTCCAAGGCTGGCCAGTGGGCTCTTCCCAGAATGGCAGAGCTGGGGGAGAATGGAGAACTTGGCTTCTTATCGATGA